Proteins co-encoded in one Rhodopirellula bahusiensis genomic window:
- a CDS encoding type I restriction-modification system subunit M N-terminal domain-containing protein, with protein sequence MSEADGQKFLKDLDKKLWTAADKLRSNLDAAVYKHAVLGLIFLKYVSDAFELRQNEVAAHLRNPDQDYYLDPSDYSEDEYEAERVV encoded by the coding sequence ATGTCAGAGGCGGATGGCCAGAAGTTCCTCAAGGATCTCGACAAGAAACTTTGGACGGCAGCGGACAAACTTCGATCCAACCTGGACGCAGCCGTCTACAAGCACGCCGTGTTGGGGTTGATCTTTCTGAAGTACGTTTCGGACGCGTTTGAGCTTCGCCAAAACGAAGTCGCTGCGCACTTACGGAACCCGGACCAAGACTACTACTTGGATCCAAGTGACTACTCCGAAGACGAGTACGAAGCCGAGAGAGTGGTATGA
- a CDS encoding DEAD/DEAH box helicase family protein, translating into MDRSPFLSVNEKDWIASNELAFAFLDRFPVTRGHALVVTRRVVPTWFDASPEEQAALMSLVNVVKQRLDETLAPKPTGYNVGFNCGETAGQTVMHVHVHVIPRYLGDVPDPRGGVRYVIPEKANYLVDEPPVQTAEPKPGNTTNAPRLELATGYPDSTLWERLSDRMADARKIDVLASFVQPSGLAVIEGRLFETLRRDAAVRILVSDYLYISHPNALARLLAWQDTVGDDQDLRGELQARLVKHKSLSGQPESFHPKAWRIIDDHGSLVAVGSSNLSKAALETGVEWNLICSSRGHVGVPDDFVQAFDELWRSAEPLTVDLVEQYRLDAKAYRQEHFEAQSVDHTTIPEPRPWQAAALKSLARLRADGFAKALISVATGMGKTWLAAFDVRQVGDALGRRPRVLVIAHRSHILTQAESVLSQLLDDAFQDGDSLASRTSWYVGSRSELDGELVVASIQKLARPEGLKRLANEHFDYAIIDEVHHAEAPTYRRVMAKLDADFILGLTATPERTDGVDVVSIFDDNLAYHASIGTGIEEGALVPFHYVGIRDTVDFEQVPWRNGRFDPDELEQRVATSERMERLWQAINEHPGERTIVFCCSRRHAVFARDWLRGKGVSSAAVFSGGGGDSYGESLEQLRDGSLETLCVVDMFNEGLDVPAVDRVVMLRPTESKVVFLQQLGRGLRASVSKTRLLVIDFVGNHRLFAQRMLHLLSLGNHTAQWGDLRKWIQGASPELPEGCLLDVELGAKDLLKQFLPTGAAAGVEAYRGMRDELGRRPTPSELIARGYIPGTISRSAGSWFAFADDEGDLNAAEQQTLRLFADWFKTVETTSLNKSYKMVVLRVLLDQSSFFDPVDLPEFAKRCRTHMLEHPVLRRDLLEGKHAIDHRHASDTEWMAWWIKWPIDRWLDNQNGSRWFKRTGDQLQLAIDCPPELHASLESMTEELVEGRLARYIQSKRLAESPETANSFTGKVSHANGKAIVFIPTVEKEPGRPVGPTEVQLPNGDLWTFKFVKVACNVAHPKGEKKNGLSELLRQWFGEDAGLPGTDFRVHFQLREGRWHVQPTGVENAVAADTSERPIADALTEPDEPEWAIEPSVKDSAKYASHVPVYDLVAAAGGFGPEGVPEEIGWIEVADRKLSTGMFAARVIGRSMEPRITSGSLCLFRPCPAGSRQNRLVLVQINTHADPVDGGRYTVKRYHSTKGGGEDGWQHQTIELQPLNPEYSAIQIDQEAATDLRVLGEFVAVLHEATPHDESR; encoded by the coding sequence ATGGATCGCTCACCGTTCTTAAGCGTCAACGAAAAGGATTGGATCGCTTCGAACGAACTGGCGTTCGCGTTCCTCGATCGTTTTCCGGTGACACGCGGCCATGCATTGGTGGTGACTCGTCGGGTGGTGCCGACTTGGTTTGATGCGTCGCCAGAAGAACAAGCTGCGCTGATGAGCTTGGTCAACGTGGTCAAGCAACGGCTGGATGAAACGCTGGCCCCCAAGCCCACTGGATACAACGTCGGTTTCAACTGCGGCGAAACCGCTGGCCAAACGGTCATGCATGTTCACGTTCATGTGATCCCTCGCTACCTCGGCGATGTGCCGGATCCACGGGGCGGTGTTCGATATGTGATCCCCGAGAAAGCGAACTACCTGGTCGACGAGCCACCGGTCCAGACAGCGGAACCGAAGCCCGGGAACACAACGAACGCTCCGCGTTTGGAACTGGCGACTGGGTACCCGGATTCCACTTTGTGGGAACGACTCTCGGACCGGATGGCTGATGCGAGAAAGATCGACGTGTTGGCTTCGTTTGTCCAGCCTTCAGGTCTCGCCGTGATCGAAGGTCGGCTGTTCGAAACTCTGCGAAGGGACGCCGCGGTTCGAATCCTCGTCAGCGACTACCTGTACATCTCGCATCCAAACGCATTGGCTCGGTTGCTCGCGTGGCAGGACACAGTCGGAGACGATCAAGACTTGCGTGGTGAGCTGCAGGCGCGGCTGGTGAAACACAAGTCGCTCTCGGGTCAACCAGAATCATTCCATCCCAAGGCGTGGCGAATCATCGACGATCACGGTTCGCTGGTGGCGGTCGGTAGCAGCAACCTGTCGAAGGCCGCTTTGGAAACGGGTGTCGAATGGAATCTGATCTGTTCCAGTCGAGGACACGTTGGCGTGCCCGATGACTTCGTTCAGGCGTTTGATGAACTGTGGAGATCCGCAGAACCGCTGACGGTTGATCTGGTAGAGCAGTACCGGTTGGATGCGAAAGCCTACCGCCAGGAACACTTCGAAGCCCAGAGCGTCGACCACACAACGATTCCTGAGCCTCGGCCTTGGCAGGCGGCGGCGCTTAAATCGCTTGCAAGGCTGCGTGCCGACGGTTTTGCGAAGGCGTTGATCTCGGTGGCCACCGGCATGGGAAAGACTTGGCTGGCTGCCTTTGATGTGCGGCAAGTCGGGGACGCACTCGGACGCCGCCCGCGTGTGCTGGTGATTGCACACCGCTCGCACATTTTGACGCAAGCCGAGAGCGTTTTATCCCAACTGCTGGACGACGCGTTCCAGGATGGCGATTCGCTGGCGTCTCGAACGTCGTGGTATGTCGGCTCACGCAGCGAGCTGGACGGTGAGTTGGTGGTCGCCTCGATTCAGAAACTCGCCCGCCCCGAAGGTCTGAAGCGGTTGGCGAACGAACATTTCGACTACGCAATCATTGACGAAGTTCACCACGCTGAGGCCCCGACGTACCGCCGCGTGATGGCAAAGCTGGACGCTGATTTTATTCTGGGGCTGACCGCGACTCCTGAACGCACCGATGGCGTCGATGTGGTCAGCATCTTCGACGACAACTTGGCCTATCACGCCTCCATTGGAACGGGCATCGAAGAGGGAGCGTTGGTTCCGTTCCACTACGTCGGCATCCGAGACACGGTGGACTTCGAGCAAGTCCCGTGGCGCAACGGCCGGTTCGATCCCGATGAACTGGAACAACGCGTCGCCACGAGCGAGCGGATGGAACGGCTGTGGCAAGCGATCAACGAGCATCCCGGTGAGCGAACGATCGTCTTTTGTTGCTCCCGGCGTCACGCCGTGTTCGCACGTGATTGGCTGCGTGGAAAAGGCGTCAGCTCGGCAGCGGTCTTCTCAGGTGGAGGCGGTGACAGCTACGGCGAGTCGTTGGAACAGTTGCGTGATGGCTCGCTTGAAACACTCTGCGTGGTCGACATGTTCAATGAGGGGCTGGATGTCCCGGCTGTCGATCGCGTCGTGATGCTGCGACCAACGGAGTCGAAGGTTGTCTTCCTTCAGCAGCTCGGCCGTGGATTGCGAGCCAGCGTTAGCAAGACACGGTTGTTGGTGATCGACTTCGTCGGCAATCACCGCTTGTTTGCTCAGCGAATGCTCCACTTGTTGTCACTGGGAAACCACACGGCCCAGTGGGGTGATTTGCGGAAGTGGATCCAGGGTGCGTCCCCTGAGCTGCCTGAGGGTTGCTTGCTGGATGTTGAGCTAGGAGCCAAGGATCTGCTGAAGCAATTCCTTCCAACGGGAGCCGCGGCCGGCGTCGAGGCGTATCGCGGAATGCGTGATGAACTGGGGCGTCGCCCGACGCCATCGGAATTGATCGCACGCGGGTACATTCCGGGAACGATCAGTCGCAGTGCGGGAAGCTGGTTTGCGTTCGCCGATGACGAAGGTGATCTGAACGCTGCGGAACAGCAGACGCTTCGCTTGTTCGCCGATTGGTTCAAGACGGTGGAGACGACCAGTCTGAACAAGTCGTACAAGATGGTGGTGCTTCGCGTGCTGCTGGATCAATCGTCGTTCTTTGATCCGGTTGATTTGCCAGAGTTTGCCAAACGCTGTCGGACTCACATGCTGGAACACCCTGTGCTCCGGCGGGATCTGCTGGAGGGCAAGCACGCAATCGACCATCGCCATGCAAGCGACACGGAGTGGATGGCGTGGTGGATCAAATGGCCCATTGATCGATGGCTGGATAATCAAAACGGATCGCGATGGTTCAAGCGGACAGGTGATCAACTGCAGTTGGCAATTGATTGCCCGCCTGAACTGCATGCTTCCCTTGAGTCCATGACGGAAGAACTGGTCGAGGGACGTTTGGCTCGGTACATCCAATCGAAACGCCTGGCAGAGTCGCCTGAGACAGCGAATTCGTTCACGGGAAAGGTCTCGCATGCGAATGGAAAAGCAATCGTGTTCATCCCAACGGTGGAGAAAGAACCGGGGCGACCGGTGGGGCCAACCGAAGTGCAATTGCCCAATGGGGACCTTTGGACGTTCAAGTTTGTGAAAGTCGCCTGCAACGTCGCGCACCCGAAAGGTGAAAAGAAGAATGGTTTGTCGGAGTTGCTCCGCCAGTGGTTCGGGGAGGACGCGGGGCTGCCGGGAACCGATTTCCGTGTGCATTTTCAATTGCGTGAGGGGCGTTGGCATGTGCAGCCGACCGGCGTTGAGAACGCCGTTGCTGCTGATACTTCCGAACGTCCAATCGCGGATGCACTGACCGAACCGGATGAACCGGAATGGGCCATTGAGCCGTCGGTCAAAGACTCTGCGAAGTACGCGAGCCACGTGCCCGTGTACGACTTGGTTGCCGCGGCCGGAGGTTTTGGACCGGAAGGCGTTCCGGAAGAGATCGGATGGATCGAAGTTGCCGACCGCAAGCTCTCAACGGGAATGTTCGCCGCTCGCGTGATCGGTCGCTCCATGGAGCCGCGAATCACCAGTGGAAGCTTGTGTCTGTTTCGTCCCTGTCCGGCTGGTTCGCGACAGAACCGCTTGGTGCTCGTTCAGATCAACACGCATGCGGACCCGGTGGATGGTGGACGTTATACGGTGAAGCGATACCATTCCACCAAGGGCGGAGGCGAAGACGGTTGGCAACACCAAACCATCGAGTTGCAGCCGCTCAATCCAGAGTATTCGGCAATCCAAATCGACCAGGAAGCCGCAACGGACCTCAGGGTGCTCGGTGAATTTGTTGCGGTCTTGCACGAAGCAACCCCACACGATGAAAGCCGCTGA
- a CDS encoding DUF6884 domain-containing protein encodes MPKTTLVIVPCGSSKVWSKNPSAGPTIARDAYVGSPFKVNRKYAECIGDQWLILSAKHGFIDPDFVLPGPYEVTFKKKSSGPIDLKTLSQQTKDRGLAKFDEVIGLGGKEYRHAIETAFEGTEVDLQFPFAGLPIGKAMQAAKRAAENADTGER; translated from the coding sequence ATGCCGAAGACGACTCTCGTGATCGTTCCTTGCGGTAGCAGCAAGGTTTGGTCGAAGAATCCATCGGCCGGACCAACGATTGCCCGCGATGCCTACGTGGGATCGCCGTTCAAGGTGAACCGCAAGTACGCGGAGTGCATCGGCGATCAGTGGCTGATCCTCAGTGCGAAGCACGGTTTCATTGATCCGGACTTCGTGCTACCGGGCCCCTACGAAGTCACCTTCAAAAAGAAATCGTCGGGTCCGATTGACTTGAAAACGCTATCGCAGCAAACCAAAGATCGCGGGCTGGCAAAGTTCGATGAAGTGATCGGTTTGGGTGGGAAGGAATATCGTCACGCGATCGAGACCGCATTCGAGGGAACGGAGGTGGACCTTCAGTTCCCATTCGCTGGCCTGCCAATCGGCAAAGCGATGCAGGCCGCAAAGCGAGCGGCCGAGAATGCGGACACTGGCGAAAGGTGA
- a CDS encoding endonuclease V: MTIAYVDVGYTESESKPTRAIAACVVISDWRDAEPSSEHVVHLTDVQAYQPGEFYRRELPCIQAVLAELSHEPSYIVIDGYVWLDELDNPGLGAHLHRSLAESIPVIGVAKNPFKRSEHATALTRGGSTRPLYITAAGVPIAQAVHNIAAMHGPHRFPSILQRVDRLSRGEQPMQSSAHITSKRSR; this comes from the coding sequence ATGACCATCGCCTACGTTGACGTCGGCTACACCGAGTCCGAATCAAAACCAACGAGAGCGATCGCTGCCTGCGTGGTCATCAGTGACTGGCGAGACGCCGAGCCGTCGTCTGAGCACGTCGTCCATCTGACCGACGTCCAGGCTTACCAGCCCGGTGAGTTCTACCGCCGAGAATTGCCGTGCATCCAAGCCGTATTGGCGGAGCTTTCTCACGAGCCATCTTACATTGTCATCGATGGCTACGTCTGGCTGGACGAGCTCGACAATCCTGGCTTGGGCGCACACTTGCACCGATCGCTTGCGGAATCCATCCCCGTGATCGGCGTCGCCAAGAATCCGTTCAAGCGGTCCGAACACGCAACCGCACTGACACGTGGCGGCAGCACACGACCGCTGTACATCACCGCGGCAGGAGTCCCAATTGCGCAGGCCGTCCACAACATCGCGGCAATGCACGGCCCACACCGATTTCCAAGCATCCTCCAACGAGTTGACCGCCTCAGTCGAGGAGAACAGCCCATGCAATCGTCAGCCCACATCACCAGCAAACGATCACGCTGA
- a CDS encoding protein kinase domain-containing protein: MSPLTFGQFLGVQLNEGFPLIWHIVLVEDRFGRAFGNALPRVNDNQFVLGKLIGSGGFGKVYRANMQSDASTVAVKFLRKAFWQNEDARLSFVREIGIASQIQHPGVIRYLGYGKSPHGGPYVICEWIDGCSLRDVVIPAGVL; encoded by the coding sequence ATGAGCCCACTGACATTCGGCCAATTTCTTGGAGTTCAGCTCAATGAAGGCTTTCCATTGATCTGGCACATCGTCCTCGTAGAAGATCGCTTCGGTCGGGCATTCGGGAACGCATTGCCGCGAGTGAACGACAACCAGTTTGTGCTCGGCAAGCTGATCGGCAGCGGCGGCTTCGGAAAGGTCTACCGTGCCAACATGCAATCCGACGCCAGCACCGTCGCAGTCAAATTTCTTCGCAAAGCGTTCTGGCAAAACGAAGACGCACGACTGTCGTTCGTTCGAGAGATAGGCATCGCGTCGCAGATCCAACACCCCGGCGTCATCCGCTATCTGGGCTACGGCAAATCACCTCACGGCGGCCCGTACGTCATCTGCGAGTGGATTGACGGATGCTCATTGCGAGACGTTGTGATCCCCGCGGGCGTTCTTTGA
- a CDS encoding beta/alpha barrel domain-containing protein — MQPLENKRTKIQSGIARARLLLKRDLAWLPGYPMRMTKIEGEPENPCPWQSDSMTSENDSTSWSIDGEHLRRAQMTVTKLRHRFPRALPKIVDDADDWLRRIDFLLGLLKGFVHHGQTFGSDDVLQSGVLPARWTNLAGRMKSTHPQLANLLDAVTFQTLSDQRNCDLESLVWIELHAAELTLLSSVNREQPLQLPIRILTARENFPSELLNVLVRCLTDPLICTCRWKRPHARLRQLCETTLKAAKQVEVVFPEDSSEESLAHLVTTTFLEVCADRPKQQRDRFALLNQLLASELVDVVAETQAKIVAGEEELSKRLRRLQPRHDQGPQPDFSSRDLKRKVAATSEIDRVRIATITALGNCLQLQKTFSPTESRLWIDFLTGFPPDHVALSIRLIAKWCHSWNYKADHRRNFIRVIILVSALIRRRGIPQSMLKHWYHHVDEKRAYNEFVVDTADELADQPKLEVRTVRLLEKVAFDFQFDIGSELISSLVEFAQATDNDDMSCSLIEHLTRKPDTTYTAIDLRLAYHFGDSVDVISDVLLSLDNHPDLTELATQLKPLADDKDLKRIIARRLADNDGKVLSRIAATTSILRNLKQPIPKCERFDQAAGWVNRYPSEFHSALESLGQAAADAPRIAESVLGKAFPSPEKLNQQIDALESKLTESAAKRNDNAQRDHPAEPFDTPQPNDEGRMRGRLTNLRRRRTQVPSVSLARREKLIEKLRKRTELELLQQYAATSRLHAAAAMQRRFSLKTFPDEWLSPPFDRVLREINGLDNPMQDLGIRLLFETSERTTRNFDEEPRNLVFRQRMEATGVRMEPWLSDQVRQSATTADGLPYQLAFTRDVIDFLLMGFHFDTCLSPDSFNFFSTVANAVDLNKRVVYAKTDTGKVIGRCLFALNDSGEVLTYYRYSHNPRDGFAEAVDQFAEQLASQMQTSIATGGKVSKLVAKDWYDDGPWQTNSNWLGDDGLLARLTKDGGDASLLPVLLEEVGRDFLKRRVTELAINTRVREKPQFLQSLLDEFENELSVRHKFTIGVNVDSIAISHRLLSQLRWSEIVGLVNRHQCNECDVFHGIAEYSRVFRVLSNFHPTLALRAIRASRPSSIKDDTSDPNRTRRSALAHVHRLLGREHLAAKLSAK, encoded by the coding sequence ATGCAACCGCTTGAGAACAAACGCACCAAGATTCAATCGGGGATCGCCCGTGCGCGTTTGCTCCTCAAACGCGATTTGGCTTGGTTGCCCGGCTACCCGATGAGGATGACAAAGATCGAAGGCGAACCCGAAAATCCTTGTCCCTGGCAATCCGATTCGATGACGTCTGAAAACGATTCCACGAGCTGGTCGATTGACGGGGAACACCTACGGCGGGCTCAAATGACGGTCACCAAGCTGCGTCATCGGTTTCCTCGTGCGCTTCCGAAAATTGTGGATGATGCCGATGATTGGCTAAGACGCATCGACTTTCTGTTGGGCTTGCTGAAAGGGTTCGTTCACCACGGCCAGACTTTCGGCAGTGACGATGTTCTTCAAAGCGGAGTATTGCCGGCACGTTGGACGAACTTAGCCGGCCGGATGAAATCCACGCATCCACAGCTCGCGAATCTGCTGGATGCGGTCACGTTCCAAACGCTATCCGACCAGCGAAATTGCGATCTCGAGTCATTGGTGTGGATTGAGCTGCATGCTGCCGAACTCACGTTGCTCAGCAGTGTCAACCGCGAACAACCGCTCCAACTTCCGATTCGCATCCTGACCGCACGAGAAAATTTCCCGTCGGAATTGTTGAATGTTCTCGTTCGGTGTTTGACTGATCCCTTGATTTGCACCTGCCGGTGGAAGCGACCGCACGCTCGGCTGCGTCAGTTGTGCGAAACCACCCTGAAGGCAGCGAAACAAGTCGAGGTCGTTTTCCCGGAGGATTCGTCCGAAGAATCACTCGCCCATCTAGTCACGACCACTTTCCTCGAAGTTTGTGCCGATCGTCCAAAACAACAACGCGACCGTTTTGCGCTGCTCAATCAACTCCTGGCGTCTGAGCTGGTTGACGTCGTCGCTGAGACTCAGGCGAAAATCGTCGCCGGTGAAGAAGAATTGTCGAAACGATTGCGGCGGTTGCAACCTCGGCATGACCAAGGTCCGCAGCCGGATTTCAGTTCCCGTGACTTAAAACGCAAGGTCGCAGCAACTTCGGAGATCGACCGCGTCCGAATCGCGACCATCACTGCGCTGGGAAATTGCCTGCAGTTGCAAAAGACTTTCAGTCCGACGGAATCGAGACTTTGGATTGATTTCTTGACAGGATTCCCGCCTGACCATGTCGCACTGTCGATACGTCTGATTGCCAAATGGTGCCACAGCTGGAACTACAAGGCCGATCATCGGAGAAACTTCATTCGAGTCATCATATTGGTTTCGGCATTGATTCGGCGACGTGGAATCCCACAGTCAATGCTGAAACATTGGTACCACCATGTCGACGAGAAACGTGCGTACAACGAATTCGTCGTGGACACGGCAGACGAATTGGCGGACCAGCCCAAGTTGGAAGTTCGCACGGTGCGACTGTTAGAGAAGGTTGCCTTCGATTTTCAATTCGATATCGGATCCGAATTGATTTCGTCGCTTGTGGAGTTCGCACAAGCGACCGACAACGACGACATGTCATGCTCACTCATCGAGCACTTGACGCGGAAACCCGACACGACCTACACCGCGATTGATTTGCGACTCGCGTATCACTTTGGCGACTCGGTTGACGTCATCTCCGATGTCTTGCTCTCGTTGGACAACCATCCCGATCTGACGGAGTTAGCGACACAGTTGAAGCCGCTTGCCGACGATAAAGATCTGAAACGGATAATTGCACGGCGTTTGGCTGACAACGATGGGAAGGTTCTATCGAGGATTGCTGCAACGACGTCAATTCTCCGCAACCTGAAACAGCCAATCCCGAAGTGCGAGCGGTTTGATCAGGCTGCGGGTTGGGTGAATCGGTATCCGAGCGAATTCCATTCGGCTCTCGAGTCACTCGGCCAAGCAGCCGCTGACGCACCCCGAATCGCGGAAAGCGTGTTGGGCAAAGCGTTTCCATCCCCGGAAAAACTGAACCAACAGATCGACGCCCTTGAATCGAAACTTACCGAGAGTGCGGCAAAGCGGAATGACAATGCGCAGCGGGATCACCCCGCGGAGCCGTTCGACACTCCGCAGCCCAATGACGAAGGCCGCATGCGTGGTCGTCTGACGAACCTTCGGCGAAGGAGAACGCAGGTGCCGTCCGTGTCGCTGGCGCGGCGTGAAAAGCTGATCGAGAAGTTGAGGAAGCGAACGGAGCTTGAACTTCTTCAACAGTACGCAGCGACGTCTCGATTGCACGCCGCCGCAGCGATGCAACGACGTTTCAGCCTAAAGACGTTTCCGGATGAATGGCTCAGCCCGCCGTTTGATCGCGTGCTCCGCGAAATCAATGGCTTGGATAATCCCATGCAAGACTTGGGCATTCGGCTCTTGTTTGAGACTTCGGAACGAACCACTCGAAATTTTGACGAAGAGCCCCGAAACCTAGTGTTTCGCCAGCGTATGGAAGCCACGGGAGTGCGGATGGAGCCTTGGTTGAGCGATCAAGTCAGACAGTCCGCAACCACCGCCGATGGTTTACCCTATCAATTGGCCTTCACTCGCGATGTCATCGACTTCCTTCTGATGGGTTTTCATTTCGACACCTGCTTGTCGCCCGATTCGTTCAACTTTTTCAGTACCGTTGCCAATGCGGTCGATTTGAACAAACGCGTCGTTTACGCAAAAACGGATACGGGGAAAGTTATCGGCCGCTGCTTGTTTGCGTTGAATGATTCTGGCGAAGTCCTCACCTACTATCGCTACTCGCACAATCCTCGAGATGGCTTCGCAGAAGCGGTGGATCAATTTGCAGAGCAACTTGCTTCGCAGATGCAGACTTCAATCGCGACTGGCGGCAAGGTTTCCAAGTTGGTCGCGAAGGATTGGTACGATGACGGACCCTGGCAAACGAATTCAAATTGGCTCGGTGATGACGGGTTGCTCGCAAGGCTGACGAAAGACGGGGGTGACGCAAGTCTGCTGCCTGTGTTGTTGGAGGAGGTAGGCAGAGACTTCTTGAAACGCCGCGTAACTGAGTTGGCAATCAATACACGTGTTCGCGAAAAGCCCCAATTCCTACAGTCGTTGCTGGATGAATTTGAAAACGAATTGAGCGTCAGGCACAAGTTCACAATCGGAGTCAACGTCGATTCCATCGCCATCAGCCATCGACTGCTTTCACAGTTGCGATGGTCGGAGATTGTCGGCTTGGTCAATCGGCATCAATGCAACGAGTGCGATGTTTTCCACGGAATCGCAGAGTATTCACGCGTCTTCCGTGTCCTGAGCAATTTCCATCCGACGCTTGCCCTGCGAGCGATACGGGCATCACGCCCCTCATCCATCAAAGATGACACCAGCGACCCCAACCGAACTCGTCGTAGTGCCCTGGCCCACGTACACCGACTGCTGGGACGCGAGCATTTGGCGGCCAAGCTGAGTGCGAAGTAG
- a CDS encoding M28 family peptidase: protein MNPDRDFIEANLRLHVDRLAGLIGPRTLKKPKTIEATIGYIEGQWSEMGYSNDRESYDALGDEATNLIVEQPGSKRADEIILLGAHYDTVATTPGADDNASAVAVLLEVSRLLREHTGRRTARYVAFACEEPPYFNVDAMGSQHHARGSRQRGDKIVGMLCLEMVGYYALHKGSQIVPPTIPQFLHRFFPQRGNFLAAVGNMPSWKLNWQFRRGFKRGTRRMPLFSICLPEKINEIRLSDNSSFWDQGYPALMLTDTSFLRNPNYHQSTDTPETLDYPRMTEVTLGVASAMRRLLH from the coding sequence ATGAATCCCGACCGCGATTTCATCGAAGCAAACCTTCGCCTGCATGTCGATCGACTTGCAGGTTTGATCGGTCCGCGCACGCTCAAGAAGCCGAAGACGATCGAAGCGACAATCGGATACATCGAAGGCCAGTGGTCCGAGATGGGCTATTCCAATGATCGCGAATCTTACGACGCACTCGGCGACGAAGCCACCAACCTGATCGTCGAGCAACCTGGAAGCAAACGGGCTGACGAAATCATTTTGCTCGGTGCCCACTATGACACGGTCGCAACCACACCCGGAGCCGACGACAACGCCTCGGCCGTGGCCGTCTTGCTGGAAGTCAGCCGGTTGCTGCGCGAGCACACCGGCCGGCGGACCGCACGCTACGTCGCGTTCGCTTGCGAGGAGCCGCCGTACTTCAACGTCGATGCGATGGGCAGCCAACACCATGCTCGCGGGTCACGCCAACGCGGCGACAAGATCGTCGGCATGTTGTGCCTGGAAATGGTGGGCTACTACGCGTTGCACAAAGGCTCGCAGATCGTCCCACCCACGATCCCCCAGTTCCTGCATCGCTTCTTTCCGCAACGCGGCAATTTCCTGGCCGCCGTCGGCAACATGCCGTCCTGGAAACTCAACTGGCAATTCCGGCGAGGCTTCAAACGCGGCACCCGCCGGATGCCCCTGTTCTCGATCTGCCTGCCCGAAAAGATCAACGAGATCCGGCTCAGTGACAACAGTTCGTTCTGGGACCAGGGCTACCCGGCCTTGATGCTGACCGACACCAGCTTCCTGCGCAATCCTAACTACCACCAATCCACCGACACCCCCGAAACGCTCGACTACCCCCGCATGACCGAAGTTACCCTCGGCGTGGCCTCGGCGATGCGAAGGTTGCTGCATTGA
- a CDS encoding ADP-ribosylglycohydrolase family protein encodes MVDSGFAAGVVKATTRAGIKLWLGAKPASAGVFSAGNGPAMRAAIFDAAIDDVPQMLEFVRASSRVTHSDRKAEFGAIAVAFAARHSRVHKQVDANLWLSDVVNAVGDDGSELTNLLHRSVDRVSAGESTKSFADSLGLPKGVTGYTYHTVPVVIHAWLSRPEDFRQAVTAIIECGGDADTTAAIVGGIVGAGVGEAGIPSEWVDGIWEYPRSMKWMRSLGERLDSSATIAPSINPVAVLFRNVLFLFIVLFHGFRRLAPPY; translated from the coding sequence ATGGTGGATTCTGGCTTTGCCGCGGGCGTCGTGAAAGCGACCACTCGGGCGGGCATCAAACTCTGGTTGGGTGCGAAGCCGGCCAGCGCCGGCGTGTTCTCTGCGGGCAATGGACCGGCGATGCGTGCAGCGATCTTTGACGCAGCGATCGACGACGTGCCGCAGATGCTCGAGTTCGTGCGTGCTTCCTCGCGTGTCACACACAGTGATCGCAAAGCGGAGTTCGGTGCGATCGCGGTGGCGTTTGCCGCTCGACACTCTCGCGTTCACAAACAGGTCGATGCGAACCTGTGGCTGTCCGATGTTGTCAACGCAGTGGGTGACGACGGTTCGGAGTTGACCAATCTCTTGCATCGATCCGTCGATCGCGTTTCGGCTGGCGAATCAACCAAGTCGTTTGCAGATTCGCTTGGGCTACCCAAAGGCGTCACCGGCTACACGTACCACACCGTCCCGGTCGTCATTCACGCTTGGTTGTCCCGCCCGGAAGACTTCCGACAAGCCGTCACTGCCATCATCGAGTGCGGAGGCGACGCCGACACCACCGCCGCAATCGTGGGCGGGATCGTCGGTGCTGGCGTGGGAGAAGCGGGGATTCCGTCCGAATGGGTCGACGGCATTTGGGAGTACCCACGCAGCATGAAATGGATGCGATCGCTTGGCGAGCGATTGGATTCGTCTGCTACGATCGCACCGTCCATCAATCCGGTCGCCGTGTTGTTCCGCAATGTGCTCTTCCTGTTCATCGTTCTCTTCCACGGTTTCCGCCGACTCGCACCGCCTTACTGA